The DNA region GAGAGGATGAAGAGTTGATATATTGAGAGAGGAAGAGATTTGGAGCAGACAGTAACTTTGGagagttaccacagtaactttagTTTCACTGTGGTAACTAAGGTAAAAGCTTGGGAAGTTACCTTTCACCTATTTGGAGAGTGGAGCACGCCAAGGGAAGTCTGGTTAAGCAAGGATCAGTGTGGTTAAGGTCTGGTTACTGCTAGAGAGCTTTGGACAGGCTAGCACAGGCTGGAAAGTTAAAGCAAGATGCCCAAGCATGTGAGGAACCTTATTGGCTAGTTTAAATCAGGCatctttgactacacatgcttctTATCCTTGTTAGAGTGAATGTGGACGAAAATAATGtatcttctctttatatatgcTGTAAACTCTCTCATAATttaattaatgagttttgagtCTTTCTCTATCtagtctctctcttgttcttaatcTTAAATCTCTTAATCTCTATTTAAATCTCCAGATCAGAATTAATCACCctttaatcataaaaatatcaaataaattattatccACTGATGGTCACGTCTATTATAACTTGTATGTATACCATCGTGGTCACGCGTAAAACAATAGTGATCAcaaacattattatttaataattattttaattctatgtttcgtttataaattataacatCAAAGATTCATTCTTTCGATGGCTTTGTGTATCTTCATGTTTTAATTCAAGTAATTTACAggggaaaaaaagaagaaaaaaaattatgacatcAAAGGTTTCTAGGTGTCCTTTCCGGTTATCAGATTTTCACTTatgtatatgcatatatatatatatataaaacaaaaaatcacTGAAAACCCGGTTGATCCGATTGGACCGGTCCGACCAATCACCCAGTGATAGTTCCAAATCAGTGACCGGTccagttttcaaaacattgtgAGATATTCACTGTGGAGCAGATCGTGCTTGCGATGGAGATAAGAAACATTGTCGGAGGAAAAAGGAGGAGGGTGATAAGGTGGAAAGAGGAGCTGAGTCGGGTCGGGTTTAGACCCATTTCGCTTCGGGGAAAAacaaatttgattaaatatgaATATTGCCTTATTAGAAGAAACAATAAAGGATTATTAACTTAATGCAcgtaaaataaatgttaaatatacaCGTTCTGCATTTAGACACTAGATACACAAATTGATGGAAACTTAGCCAATATGTAGTTACGGAAAATCTTTATCACCAAggcaaaaattaattatatttatttgggAATTAAAGAAAATCTTTATTAACCAAAGAAAATCTTAGTAACTAATGGTAAAAATTAACGACATGGACCTGGAATAAGACCAGCACccattaaacatataataaaaaataagcataaaacagttttaaattttatattattaaaagaaataaaaatatcacatttattatataataaaaagtagattttttgttataagttatattttgaatttttaaagcGACTATAAACTACAGAATTATTAAATatctcactctattttttatgaTCAATGgcttaattatttttgttataacaagatacaaatgatcataaaatcgtATTaacatcaatttatatatatatatatatattattttaatattgtttagttAAACTATTtacatgtaaaaatatataaatatgttaattttgaaattgcATTGAAAAAGTATTGGTACCttagtattttaataaaattttcatggAAAAAATATAACATCAAAAATTTTGGGATtaatggtttaatttttttgttacatcaaATATACAAACGTTAATAAACCATGTGAGTAAGAAGtcttaataataaatatttgtattaaaaatataatatatttattcaatatcattgaaatttattatataccatatacaataaacaaaataattatttcaatttatttaccataaaatattgtaaataagaaaaaggTATTATTTGTGTGATTACCCTGATCTCCCaaatattaattgattaaacATCATTACTTTTGCAAGTATAatctttattaattaatattttcgaaaatctTACAAGAAATCAATAAAATGAAGATTTGTGTAGAAGTAATTAAAATCGAGTTATTTTTGGGTTTACTCCCTAAGGTGAATTTCTAAGTTTACCAACCAATACTACTTtgttatttgatatttgatatcttttaaaaaggaaaacaaaataataaagaatttaattatataatgttaaaaaaaaaaaaaaaaaaacctaaaaatagtagtagttgcaagaaaaaaattgttaacgCCGTCACCacaatactaaaccataaaccctaaatcctaaacactaaatctttgGGTAAATCCTCAAATTTTGGGTAAAACTTAAAtcctaaaacattaaaaatgaagtcctaataacactaaaccataaatcctaatcaataaaccctaaacccttgagtaACCCTTGAATTAATGATAAACTCTAGGGTTCATAGTTTACCaaaggatttagagtttagtgattACGATTTAGGTTTAGTGTTATTAGGATTtcatttctaatatttttaggGTTTAACATTTACCCAAACttttaagatttacccaagagtttagggtttaaaatttagggtttaggatttagtattgtGTTAACAGTGTTatcaatattagtttattttttttttaaattattactattttagatgtttttatatttttatttaaaatatataatataaatgaatttcctttcctttttaaaaagttatcaAATATCAGATAACCAAATATTATTGGTTGATGAACCTAGAGATTAATCCTAGAGAGTGAACCTAACGAGAACATAGATTGCACAAAGGTTCATCCTAGGGAGTGAACCTAAGAAAACATAGATTGCACAACAAATTTGATTTCCTAACCCTAACTCTCCTTTCTATTTGTTATAACACCGACAAAGAATATATGAAAATGTCGATTGACAATCTGAAATGGTAATGGTTTTTAAGTTTATCCCATTTTTCGTAAATGGATCTAGAATAGTTTTTAGTGATTAAGTAAGTGAGCCACGTACATAGTAaaatgtgttttggtttaaaatttattgcatatacaaatttaatatgaactatcatcattttattttaaattttgttaaatatagtATTGGGcgaaaaaaatccaaatacaaaaaaccgaaccaaatcacTATCCAAAAAAGTAGTACTGAACTTTAAgcaaaattggttagatatccaaatgggttcaaaatttcggggTATCTGAATATATctaaaccagatttatatacttaaatatattaattatttaaatttaatatctaaattaatatacaaaatatataagatttttctAAGTTGCTtaaaatactttgaaatatatacaaaatagttacaagtacatgtttaaaatagctaaaagatatttaaaacacctaaaatacttaaattatctatttatttcttatcaaaatatttaagctaaacaagtttttatgttaagtttaagtatgggcaaatctctaaaatagcactttttaagtttttgtcacaaaaatagtactcaaaaaataaaattaccaaaatagcacttttttgttttgaaaattttaatatttattttttattttcaaatatttgaaCACATTACTAAAACCCCAcctcttaactctaaacctaagtcgtaaattaattaacccaagagttataaatgcatatttaccattcaataaaacttattttggtcattttcctctttatgatgctattttgtgacaaaaacttgatttggtgctatttttatctttttctctttaagTATTCTGGcatacattattaaaatttatatgttacatattatttttatttttatatttgaaaaatttaagaatatataaactttaatttttggAGAAAAATAGATAGGTTATATAAACCCAAACCCGAAACAATAACGCaactccaaaccaaaccaaacatgCAAGGATTCGAACCAAACGGTACTCGAATTCCCACCtctaatcattttaaaaaaaaatattgataaaagtgtatattatttaaatacaatatatttttaaaaaatcacttcCATAGGGATTAcctttaaattcaatattttaatattggtTTTGGCCCAAGTACAATCAACAACATAATAATAACaaagtaataaaattaatattacatataaatatggTTAAACTTGGCAATTTTGGCTTAACAAAACCAATATTTACTTATATTCAAAACTGTTGAACAAAAATACACAGAAAAAAATCATGCaaatttccaattttatttaagaaaatataatctcatcccgcgcaaggcgcgagTTTTATCCTAATAAATTAAGTATATACCAAAACAGTAAAACTTTAGGCTGTATAgtgttttggagtgatgctaaATGATTTTTCTATCCTTATTTATGCTAAACCGGTCTGATGAAGGAGTCGAAGCCATCAAGTCCTTTAGGTATCTGTGTCCTTTCGAGGAGCAAGACTCCATCGATAACTTACTCCTCGAACTCTACAAAGTAAAAACAGAAGCTAGATCTATCCTTGTGTTTTTTCTTAAGACAATGTGAAATGGGTTTGCATTTGCTTGCAGAAGTCGGGGAGgattcaagaagaagaagccgaGTTGCTTAATTAACCACAAGTTGAAAACACTCGAATCGTTAGAGCAAAGGGGGTTCAAGAAACACATGTTACAATGACGACGAGCAAGAGAAAGCGAGGTACCAATAGTATAGTCTGTGACTGTTTTGTCTCTTGCACACTGACAATTATCattgtttgaaaattttagggTAGTAGGGAACTTGGGATGGGTCCATTTCTACATAACTATGGAATCGCAGGGCAGCACTACAGGTTTGGTTCTCGACATCTTGTACCAAATACGGAGTTTGATTACTGTTTAATCTTGCTAGTGGCTAGTTGCTAGTCTCTCCTTATGAAGGAAAACAGATATAGCTttaagaggaagaagaaaacgaaaGATTGGATGTAGAGGCTTAGGATCTAACAGTTTGTACCAGTTCTTTTTTTGTCAGAGAAATTCTATAGGCTTGACACTGAAACATATTCATACACAACAAAAGAAGCATAGGCATAAGGGATTACACTCAGAGAGGGAAGTTCGATAACAAATACACGAAgcagaaaaaaagagaagattcaattccaaggaagaaacgtataaaaaaaaagagatagtGAAGCCTTACAAAAGTAGTAATCAATCAATCATATGGTTTCTttaagcttcttcttcctcttcttcgtcCTCTTCATACTCTTCTTCACCAACCGTAGCATCCTGATATTGCTGGTACTCCGCAACAAGATCATTCATGTTGCTCTCAGCTTCGGTGAACTCCATCTCGTCCATTCCTTCTCCTGTGTACCAATGCAAGAAAGCCTTTCTCCTGAACATAGCAGTGAACTGCTCACTCACACGCCTGAACATCTCCTGGATCGAAGTCGAGTTTCCTATGAAAGTCGAAGCCATTTTCAAACCCGTGGGAGCTATATCGCAGACGCTTGATTTCACGTTGTTTGGAATCCACTCAACGAAGTACGACGAGTTCTTGTTCTGGACGTTCATCATCTGTTCATCAACCTCTTTAGTGCTCATCTTCCCACGGAAGACAGCAGAAGCTGTCAAGTAACGTCCGTGGCGCGGATCAGCTGCGCACATCATGTTTTTAGCATCCCACATCTGCTGGGTTAGCTCAGGGACGGTCAAGGCGCTGTACTGCTGTGACCCTCTTGATGTCAATGGTGCGAAACCAACCATGAAGAAGTGGAGCCTTGGGAAAGGGATGAGGTTCACAGCGAGTTTTCTCAGGTCGGAGTTTAGTTGACCAGGGAAACGGAGACAGCACGTGACACCGCTCATGGTGGCTGAGATGAGATGGTTAAGGTCACCAACTACAGAACCAAGAACAACAATGTCAGTGCGTTCAAAGTATCAACAACAAATGAACTATTGAAATGGGTTTTTAATAAACTCACAAGTAGGATTGGTAAGCTTCAAGGTGCGGAAACAGATATCGTAAAGAGCTTCGTTATCCAAAACCATACACTCATCAGCATTCTCAACAAGCTGGTGAACGGAGAGTGTAGCGTTGTATGGCTCAACGACGGTGTCTGAGACCTTAGGAGAAGGGAAGACCGAGAAGGTCATCATCATACGGTCAGGATACTCCTCCCTTATCTTAGAGATAAGAAGAGTTCCCATGCCAGAGCCAGTTCCTCCTCCCAAAGAGTGACATACTTGAAAACCTGTTCCAAGAAATTAGAATATGCATCAAAGAATGGCGCAGATCATGAATCTCTATCATGAACAAAGGAGGTGATGAATCCAGGCTTTACTTGTGGGCATAGGCATGtgcattttaaccaaaaaaatcaaaccaaaccaaaccaaaaaccgAATATTCCTATTTTTATtagaaaccaaaccaaaactgaATAGATactcaaatatttaaaactaattatatttaatttgaaatagaCATATAACCAAAAATACTATTTACAGACCAAATTATCCAAAAACCGAATtagttaactattttttttatccgAATCGAACTACTTAATAATTATATCCAAATTACATAATATTTAAGCTGAAAAAAAGTGAACCAAACTCAAATTAGACCCAACTTTTAGGATAATTAGCAAAACCGCTAACCAAACCGGACCGGAAAAACTAACCAAAccgaaattcaaaaaaaaatgaatctcgttctctctctcactcacctTGGAGACAATCACAGTTCTCAGCCTCCTTCCTCACAACATCAAGCACCGAATCAATCAACTCAGCCCCCTCCGTATAATGCCCCTTCGCCCAGTTATTCCCCGCCCCAGACTGCCCGAACACGAAGTTATCCGGCCTGAATATCTGCCCGAACGGCCCCGATCTGAGCGAGTCCATCGTCCCTGGCTCCAGATCCATCAGCACCGCGCGCGGCACGTACTTCCCCCCGCTCGCCTCGTTGTAGTACACGTTGATCCTCTCCAGCTGGAGATCCGTCTCGCCGCGGTACTGACCCGTGGCGTCGATGGCGTGCTCGCCGCAGATGACTTCCCAGAACTTGGCCCCGATCTGGTTCCCGCATTGGCCTCCTTGGATGTGAAGGATCTCTCTCATTTTTTTCTCGAGAAAATGGGATCTcgcttttttttgtctttttttttttctcgagaAAATACGAGAAAAATTGGCGACTCCCTTTCTCCTCCTGATTAGTTGATTGATTGAGGggtataaaaacaaaagaatagtaATCGGCTATTTATAGTTTACGTCCTTTTCTTGTTTTAAGGTTTCTCCAGTAATTTGCAGTATGGTCCTTAGATACTTTtggtattttaaataataccctctgttttggattttggtttCTTTATGTGCTGGATGGCAGCGAAttgaaaaaagtaaatatatctTTCCgtagatattttgttattaatataagACTAAAAGGACACTCTCGTGAAAAGATATAAAGGTAAACAGTCTTTTAAGTTATCTACGGATATTTGAAATTGAAGACCAAAAGATTCGACTTTTGCGTCATCAGTGGATTTTCCTTTGTTGTTTTGAGCTGATTAATCTTTCTACGCTAATTTTAGGCATGTACTTATTTAGAAAATCCACCGTGATAATCAAGATTAGCTGATTATAGAAACTTGAAATAAATGGCTTACTAACTGATGCCAAGAGTTGCCAACCCATAAAATTGCTTAATGTACAACACTTATTAGGGCCCAACTGGTAAATAGTTGGAATGG from Raphanus sativus cultivar WK10039 chromosome 8, ASM80110v3, whole genome shotgun sequence includes:
- the LOC108822812 gene encoding tubulin beta-9 chain; the encoded protein is MREILHIQGGQCGNQIGAKFWEVICGEHAIDATGQYRGETDLQLERINVYYNEASGGKYVPRAVLMDLEPGTMDSLRSGPFGQIFRPDNFVFGQSGAGNNWAKGHYTEGAELIDSVLDVVRKEAENCDCLQGFQVCHSLGGGTGSGMGTLLISKIREEYPDRMMMTFSVFPSPKVSDTVVEPYNATLSVHQLVENADECMVLDNEALYDICFRTLKLTNPTFGDLNHLISATMSGVTCCLRFPGQLNSDLRKLAVNLIPFPRLHFFMVGFAPLTSRGSQQYSALTVPELTQQMWDAKNMMCAADPRHGRYLTASAVFRGKMSTKEVDEQMMNVQNKNSSYFVEWIPNNVKSSVCDIAPTGLKMASTFIGNSTSIQEMFRRVSEQFTAMFRRKAFLHWYTGEGMDEMEFTEAESNMNDLVAEYQQYQDATVGEEEYEEDEEEEEEA